Genomic segment of Peribacillus frigoritolerans:
CTATGATACATTATTGAAAGTTAAACCTGCGGCTGCTAAAGGAACTTACATGAAAAACGTTTCTGTAACAACTACAATGGGCCCTGGTGTGAAAGTTGATCCTTCTTCTTTCAAATAAATAATTGACATACCAAAACTATTATTGTTATAATAAGTTTTGTTGTGAATAAATGAATACTATTTGTACCGTAGACAGTAGGTGCTCATTACGAGCTTAATTCCCTGCCGAGGTAATTCGATAATAATAGTCCTGGACTATGACTTTTGAAATTACTGCCTTCATGTCTGCAATAGAGATGAAGGCTTTTTCTTTGAAACGGTATAAATGTTTTCAAGCAAATCTACAGGAGGTGTAAGGATGAACGCAATTATTGAACAAAAGCAAAAAATCGTTGCTGAGATTTCTGAAAAGTTAACTTCAAGCCAATCAACAGTAGTTGTTGACTACCGTGGATTGACTGTTGCTGAAGTAACAGAACTTCGTAAGCAACTTCGTGAAGCTGGCGTTGAGTTTAAAGTTTACAAAAACTCTATGACTCGCCGTGCTGCTGAAAGTGCTGAACTTAGCGCTTTGAACGAATCATTAACAGGTCCAAACGCAATTGCATTCTCAACTGAAGATGTTATTGCGCCAGCAAAAATCCTTAACGATTTTGCGAAAAAACATGAAGCTTTAGAAATCAAAGCTGGAGTAATCGAAGGAAATGTTGCAACTGCTGAAGAAATTAAAGCTCTTGCAGAACTACCTTCACGCGAAGGCCTACTTTCAATGCTACTCAGCGTGCTACAAGCACCTATGCGCGGACTTGCTCTTGCTACAAAAGCTGTTGCAGAGCAAAAAGAAGAACAAGGCGCGTAAGCTGACCGCTTATTTAGCCTGCTGATTCAAAAAAAAACCAACCATTTCGAGGAGGAAATAAAAATGACTAAAGATCAAATCATTGAAGCAGTTAAAAATATGACTGTTTTAGAATTAAACGACCTTGTAAAAGCTATCGAAGAAGAATTCGGCGTAACTGCTGCTGCACCTGTAGCTGTAGCTGCTGCTGGTGGCGCTGCTGCTGAAGAAAAAACTGAGTTTGATGTAATCCTTACATCTGCTGGAGATCAAAAAATCAAAGTTATCAAAGCTGTACGTGAAGTTACAGGTCTTGGACTTAAAGAAGCAAAAGAACTTGTTGACAACACTCCAAAAGCAATCAAAGAAGCTGCTTCTAAAGAAGAAGCTGAAGAAATCAAAGCTAAACTTGAAGAAGTTGGAGCTGGCGTTGAAGTTAAGTAATCTTGCATAAACAAAAAGCTCGCTATCACTGGCGGGCTTTTTTTCTTCATTTTTAAAGAAATGACGGAAATTAGCCGTTAATGGTTTGATAACGAGGATTTCGTTATTACGACATTCCGGCATGCAAGCATCCATTCTTCAATTCTCTTCTCTCATTAAATCTTCAATATTCCTTTCTGATAGGGGGAGATGACTCTGACAGAGCATTACTACTCACAAAAACCGGATGTCGTAAGCAATCCGAAATTTTGGGATTTCACATTAAAGGGACGTACATTTCGCTTCAAAAGTGATAATGGTGTTTTTTCGAAAAAGGAAGTTGATTTCGGATCGCGTCTTTTGGTTGAGAGTTTTAACCTTAATGAGGCTGTGGAAGGAAATATTCTCGATGTTGGTTGCGGTTATGGACCAATTGGAATATCGATTGCGGCAGCTTATCCCAATAGAACGATAGAAATGATTGATATAAATAGCCGGGCAGTTGAATTGTCAAG
This window contains:
- the rplJ gene encoding 50S ribosomal protein L10, giving the protein MNAIIEQKQKIVAEISEKLTSSQSTVVVDYRGLTVAEVTELRKQLREAGVEFKVYKNSMTRRAAESAELSALNESLTGPNAIAFSTEDVIAPAKILNDFAKKHEALEIKAGVIEGNVATAEEIKALAELPSREGLLSMLLSVLQAPMRGLALATKAVAEQKEEQGA
- the rplL gene encoding 50S ribosomal protein L7/L12, with the translated sequence MTKDQIIEAVKNMTVLELNDLVKAIEEEFGVTAAAPVAVAAAGGAAAEEKTEFDVILTSAGDQKIKVIKAVREVTGLGLKEAKELVDNTPKAIKEAASKEEAEEIKAKLEEVGAGVEVK